From a single Synergistaceae bacterium genomic region:
- a CDS encoding UvrD-helicase domain-containing protein, with product MTDILKGLSPEQQEAATYTDGPLLILAGAGSGKTRVLTHKIAWLIAEGIAAPQDIMAVTFTNKAAGEMRTRIDALVPGGTAGRIQVSTFHGYGLRFLFRNREAVQKMLKLREGFAVFDREDSRSLVKEILEKAQPEREVSAAEVLDIISRDYTMWSPTSGDRFIQDEWMMDIADTYRSTLRELNAVDFDDLMILPLIMMEQDTALRRREQERISWLLVDEYQDVNNAQDLLLRRYLVGPECTINAVGDPDQSIYGWRGADINVILNFTHEYPRAKTIRLEQNYRSTKMILDASNALIRNNVKRLKKELYTAQRAGDRIYSLIAGSDWQEADFLVREIDRLHRVKYFPYGHIAVLYRQNAMSRVIEKCFLENDVPYRIIRGVSFYERMEVKDVLAILKLALNPLDSVSLERVAKIKSIFEGMGAKSLQSWNEWLSSQLIGIINNPLQLWSSVAGGAWNVKGKAGASMKKFAAHMCALHELADGGISAAVDYVLNDMGYAGHLQNYDKESYNDRIDNVRELKSIVPDGDLRETLAEAALFTDADTARDDRDSVNLMTLHASKGLEFPIVFMVGLEEGIFPHNPRADCTDPDADIEEERRLCYVGMTRAEVKLYMTCARSRRLYGGHQENDMSRFLLEIPDECKEVDDRGIFRSGTFTDRGRGYGGYGNNRGNRLW from the coding sequence ATGACGGACATACTCAAAGGCTTGTCGCCTGAGCAGCAGGAAGCGGCGACGTACACTGACGGTCCGCTTCTGATTCTCGCGGGAGCAGGGAGCGGCAAGACGCGTGTACTTACGCACAAAATCGCATGGCTTATCGCTGAGGGCATAGCAGCACCGCAGGACATCATGGCCGTAACCTTCACGAACAAGGCCGCCGGAGAGATGCGGACGAGAATCGACGCGCTTGTTCCGGGCGGGACAGCAGGACGCATCCAGGTGAGCACGTTTCACGGTTACGGGCTGAGATTCCTCTTTCGGAACAGGGAAGCAGTCCAGAAGATGCTGAAGCTGAGGGAAGGCTTTGCTGTGTTCGACAGGGAGGACTCGCGCTCGCTGGTGAAAGAAATTCTCGAGAAGGCACAGCCTGAACGCGAGGTGTCTGCGGCAGAAGTGCTCGATATAATTTCGCGGGATTATACTATGTGGTCTCCTACGTCAGGGGACAGGTTCATTCAGGACGAATGGATGATGGACATTGCCGACACCTACAGGTCAACCCTGCGGGAGCTCAATGCCGTAGACTTCGACGACCTTATGATTCTGCCCCTCATTATGATGGAGCAGGATACTGCACTGAGGCGCAGGGAACAGGAACGCATCAGCTGGCTTCTCGTTGATGAGTATCAGGACGTGAACAACGCACAGGACCTTCTTCTGCGACGCTACCTTGTCGGCCCGGAATGCACGATAAACGCCGTCGGAGACCCTGACCAGTCCATCTACGGCTGGCGTGGAGCGGACATCAACGTCATCCTGAACTTCACGCACGAATACCCGCGCGCAAAGACGATCCGGCTCGAGCAGAATTACCGTTCGACGAAGATGATACTTGACGCGTCGAATGCCCTCATCCGCAACAACGTCAAACGTCTCAAGAAGGAGCTCTACACTGCCCAGAGAGCGGGCGACAGAATCTACTCGCTCATAGCTGGCAGCGACTGGCAGGAGGCAGACTTCCTCGTGAGGGAGATAGACCGGCTTCACAGGGTAAAGTATTTCCCCTACGGACACATAGCAGTGCTTTACCGGCAGAACGCGATGAGCCGTGTAATCGAGAAGTGTTTTTTGGAGAACGACGTGCCCTACAGGATAATTCGCGGGGTATCGTTCTATGAGCGTATGGAGGTCAAGGACGTTCTGGCGATACTGAAGCTCGCGCTCAACCCGTTGGACAGCGTGTCGCTCGAACGTGTCGCGAAGATAAAGAGCATCTTCGAGGGCATGGGCGCGAAGTCCCTGCAGAGCTGGAACGAGTGGCTGTCGTCGCAGTTAATCGGCATCATCAACAACCCGTTACAGCTTTGGTCATCAGTAGCTGGCGGAGCGTGGAACGTCAAGGGCAAGGCCGGAGCGTCAATGAAGAAGTTCGCTGCCCACATGTGCGCGCTCCACGAGCTTGCTGACGGCGGAATAAGCGCGGCGGTTGACTACGTGCTCAACGACATGGGTTACGCCGGACACCTCCAGAACTACGACAAGGAATCGTACAACGACAGGATCGACAACGTCAGGGAGCTGAAGTCCATCGTTCCTGACGGAGACCTGCGGGAGACGCTCGCTGAGGCGGCACTCTTTACGGACGCTGACACTGCCCGCGACGACAGGGACTCCGTTAATCTCATGACACTTCACGCGTCGAAGGGGCTGGAGTTCCCGATAGTGTTCATGGTCGGGCTTGAGGAAGGAATTTTCCCGCACAACCCGCGCGCTGACTGCACAGACCCTGATGCCGACATTGAGGAGGAACGCAGGCTCTGCTACGTCGGAATGACCAGAGCAGAAGTGAAGCTGTACATGACCTGTGCGCGTTCGAGGAGGCTTTACGGCGGGCATCAGGAAAACGACATGTCGCGCTTCCTGCTGGAGATTCCCGACGAGTGCAAGGAAGTTGACGACAGAGGGATATTCAGGAGCGGTACATTCACGGACAGGGGACGGGGCTATGGCGGTTACGGCAATAACAGGGGAAATCGGCTCTGGTAA
- a CDS encoding protein-glutamate O-methyltransferase CheR, with amino-acid sequence MEERSQYNSPGYTTFKMKLKKLIGIDLNSYKEQIHRRTHELMARWGCKTYDEYYDMMSRDEKKLREFLDHLTINVSEFFRNDSQWWKLRDKIIPELIEKRKTKRLKLWSAGCATGEEPYSLAILSAVCGLDQMNPVLAADVDAGAIAAAQRANYRKANLLNVPKEYLAKYFTTKDAGQTYDVVPEIKRRVSFKKMNMIDDAFGGGFDLILCRNVVIYFTADTKTKLYKKFFDALAPGGYFLVGSTEQIFGYQQIGFESAGPFLYTKK; translated from the coding sequence ATGGAAGAACGCAGTCAGTATAATTCACCGGGCTACACGACGTTCAAGATGAAGCTCAAGAAGTTAATCGGCATCGACCTGAACTCCTACAAGGAGCAGATTCACCGCCGTACTCATGAGCTTATGGCGCGCTGGGGCTGCAAGACATACGACGAATACTACGACATGATGAGCAGGGACGAGAAGAAGCTCCGCGAGTTCCTTGACCACCTGACAATCAACGTCTCGGAGTTCTTCAGGAATGACTCGCAGTGGTGGAAGCTGAGGGACAAGATAATTCCCGAGCTCATCGAGAAGCGCAAGACGAAACGCCTCAAGCTGTGGAGTGCGGGCTGTGCAACGGGCGAAGAGCCTTACTCGCTGGCGATACTCTCTGCAGTCTGCGGGCTCGACCAGATGAACCCCGTGCTTGCCGCCGACGTGGATGCCGGTGCGATAGCCGCCGCACAGAGAGCTAATTACCGCAAAGCCAACCTGCTGAACGTCCCGAAAGAGTATCTGGCAAAGTACTTCACGACGAAGGACGCGGGGCAGACTTATGACGTAGTGCCGGAAATCAAGCGCAGAGTTTCTTTCAAGAAGATGAACATGATTGATGACGCGTTCGGGGGCGGGTTTGACCTGATACTCTGCCGGAACGTCGTAATCTACTTTACTGCTGACACGAAGACGAAGCTCTACAAGAAGTTCTTTGACGCGCTTGCCCCCGGCGGGTATTTCCTTGTGGGTTCGACGGAACAGATATTCGGCTACCAGCAGATAGGCTTCGAGTCGGCCGGGCCGTTCCTGTACACGAAGAAGTAG
- the rpsB gene encoding 30S ribosomal protein S2, with product MAVASMKQLLECGVHFGHQTRRWNPKMKPYIFTERNGVYIIDLQKTVKGLDRAYDFIRETAAAGGHILFVGTKRQAQETIRDEATRCGQFYINQRWLGGLMTNFPTIRRRISRMLELRKYDEEGTWEEFTKKEIAMIKKEQLKLEKYLGGIANMTSTPDAIFLIDPRREENAIAEARRLHIPVVSIVDTNCDPEMIDYPIPGNDDAIRAIRLITGLMANAVIEGRQGEDAVIIPVQELGAVDVMSDEERMAERERLHEEYEGNIDDEGMEA from the coding sequence ATGGCAGTAGCTAGTATGAAGCAGTTGCTCGAGTGCGGAGTCCACTTCGGACATCAGACCCGCCGCTGGAACCCCAAAATGAAGCCCTACATCTTCACCGAACGCAACGGTGTCTACATCATTGACCTGCAGAAGACCGTCAAAGGCCTCGACCGCGCTTATGACTTCATCCGCGAGACAGCCGCAGCCGGCGGACATATCCTCTTCGTCGGCACCAAGCGTCAGGCTCAGGAGACCATCCGCGACGAAGCAACAAGGTGCGGACAGTTCTACATCAACCAGAGGTGGCTCGGCGGTCTCATGACCAACTTCCCGACCATCAGGCGCAGGATTTCCCGTATGCTCGAACTCAGGAAGTACGACGAGGAAGGCACGTGGGAAGAGTTCACCAAGAAGGAAATCGCCATGATCAAGAAGGAACAGCTCAAGCTCGAGAAGTATCTGGGCGGCATCGCCAACATGACTTCCACGCCTGATGCAATCTTCCTGATTGACCCCCGCAGAGAAGAAAACGCAATCGCTGAAGCACGCAGGCTTCACATCCCGGTTGTCTCAATTGTCGACACCAACTGCGACCCCGAAATGATCGACTACCCCATTCCCGGCAACGACGACGCAATACGCGCAATCCGCCTCATCACCGGCCTCATGGCTAATGCAGTCATCGAGGGCAGGCAGGGTGAAGACGCTGTGATTATCCCCGTTCAGGAGCTCGGAGCAGTTGACGTGATGAGCGACGAGGAACGCATGGCAGAGCGCGAGAGGCTGCACGAGGAGTACGAGGGCAACATTGACGACGAAGGGATGGAGGCATAA
- the coaE gene encoding dephospho-CoA kinase (Dephospho-CoA kinase (CoaE) performs the final step in coenzyme A biosynthesis.) gives MAVTAITGEIGSGKSTASHILAGLLGCEYINADSIAKSLWERSDVKARAAGRWGRGILDASGRIILALAAERIFSSKAEHDFCNALLHPLVMSELQEMVQGRDAVLEIPLLPEAGRPKWIDRVIYVAAKFETRAERVRARGWDAEELRRRESFLLPERERIAVCNIVIRNDGGTDELQRQLEEAK, from the coding sequence ATGGCGGTTACGGCAATAACAGGGGAAATCGGCTCTGGTAAGTCAACGGCATCGCATATCTTGGCCGGACTTCTGGGGTGCGAATACATCAACGCTGACAGCATCGCCAAATCCCTTTGGGAACGTTCGGATGTTAAGGCACGCGCAGCCGGACGCTGGGGCAGAGGGATTCTCGACGCGTCGGGCAGGATAATTCTTGCTCTTGCCGCAGAACGAATCTTCTCCTCGAAGGCCGAGCACGACTTCTGCAACGCCCTGCTTCATCCGCTCGTGATGTCCGAGCTTCAGGAGATGGTGCAGGGACGTGATGCTGTGCTGGAGATTCCGTTATTGCCCGAAGCAGGACGGCCGAAATGGATAGACAGAGTGATCTACGTTGCGGCCAAGTTCGAGACAAGAGCTGAACGCGTCAGGGCGAGAGGCTGGGACGCGGAGGAACTCAGGAGGCGTGAGAGCTTCCTTCTGCCGGAACGCGAGAGAATAGCGGTGTGCAACATAGTGATACGCAACGACGGCGGAACAGACGAATTACAGCGACAACTTGAGGAGGCAAAATGA
- the frr gene encoding ribosome recycling factor yields the protein MPKDELVTLRENMDKAIAFLQSEYLSIRTGRAHPGLVSDIKADYYGTPTAIKQLANITIPEGRVIQIAPFDKGALKAMEKAILAANIGMTPQSDGTVIRLTLPELTKQRRVELTKILAKKAEDAKVVIRNYRRDAIEALKKQEKASEITEDDLKKLTKEVQDITDSYIKKIDEVYEVKKKEVLED from the coding sequence ATGCCTAAGGATGAGCTGGTAACTCTGCGCGAGAACATGGACAAAGCTATAGCGTTTCTTCAGAGCGAGTACCTTTCGATACGGACAGGCCGCGCACATCCCGGACTTGTGAGCGACATCAAGGCCGACTACTACGGAACACCGACTGCCATCAAACAATTAGCCAACATCACGATACCAGAAGGCCGCGTGATTCAGATTGCGCCTTTCGACAAGGGAGCGTTGAAGGCGATGGAGAAGGCAATCTTGGCCGCCAACATCGGAATGACCCCCCAGAGCGACGGCACGGTCATAAGATTAACCCTGCCGGAACTCACGAAGCAGAGGCGCGTGGAACTCACGAAGATTCTCGCGAAGAAGGCAGAGGACGCAAAAGTCGTCATCAGGAACTACAGGCGGGACGCAATCGAGGCACTCAAGAAGCAGGAGAAAGCCTCAGAGATAACTGAAGACGACCTCAAGAAGCTGACGAAGGAAGTTCAGGACATAACGGACAGCTACATCAAGAAGATAGACGAGGTCTACGAAGTTAAGAAGAAGGAAGTATTGGAGGATTAG
- a CDS encoding elongation factor Ts — MAEITAAKVKELRERTGSGMMDCKKALAETGGDMEKAIDYLREKGLAKAAKKAERTASDGRVFHVVSPDGKLGVMVEINSETDFVAKTDEFNGLGDKIVAHLAAKSYPDVPALLESVHESGSTISELVTSIIAKLGENIVLKRFARYDAENGKAFCYIHSNYKVGALVELDAEDKSAADKAEFAELGHEICMQIAAAAPQYLVPEDVPEDVIEREKEVYRTQLLEEGKPEKKIEFILPGKLRKFYETVCLLEQEYIRDGDKRIKQLLEEAGKKLGTKITVRRFERFAIGE, encoded by the coding sequence ATGGCAGAGATTACAGCCGCAAAGGTCAAGGAACTCCGCGAGCGTACGGGCTCGGGAATGATGGACTGCAAGAAGGCTCTTGCCGAGACCGGCGGAGACATGGAGAAAGCAATAGACTACCTCCGCGAGAAAGGCTTAGCGAAGGCGGCCAAGAAGGCAGAGCGCACGGCATCTGACGGAAGGGTCTTCCACGTTGTGAGCCCGGACGGAAAGCTCGGCGTAATGGTCGAGATCAACAGCGAGACGGACTTTGTCGCGAAAACGGACGAGTTCAACGGGCTCGGAGATAAGATAGTCGCACATCTTGCGGCCAAGAGCTACCCGGATGTTCCGGCACTCCTCGAGAGCGTACACGAATCCGGCTCAACGATCAGCGAGCTTGTTACGTCAATCATCGCGAAGCTCGGGGAAAATATCGTCCTCAAGAGGTTCGCGCGTTACGATGCGGAGAACGGAAAGGCTTTCTGCTACATCCACAGCAATTACAAGGTCGGCGCGCTCGTCGAACTTGACGCAGAGGACAAATCCGCAGCAGATAAGGCAGAGTTCGCGGAGCTCGGACATGAAATCTGCATGCAGATTGCCGCAGCAGCACCGCAGTACCTTGTGCCCGAAGACGTACCTGAAGACGTTATCGAGCGCGAAAAGGAAGTTTACCGCACCCAGCTTCTCGAAGAGGGCAAGCCCGAGAAGAAGATAGAGTTCATACTTCCCGGCAAGCTCAGGAAGTTCTACGAGACAGTGTGCCTTCTGGAGCAGGAATACATCCGCGACGGCGACAAGAGGATAAAGCAGCTCCTCGAGGAAGCCGGAAAGAAGCTCGGCACGAAGATAACCGTCAGACGTTTTGAGCGTTTCGCTATAGGCGAGTAA
- a CDS encoding HAD family phosphatase, whose amino-acid sequence MTKLIAFDLDFTLLNAKKEVTPETMRVLKRAASLGIEIVPVTGRAWGAVPEAVKSMEFVRYAVTLNGAEIYDVKNGKTLHEALMPVELGITLCRVIDGLGTVYDCIAGGQRYMRRENYDRIETISDGEWQTNIIRGSSLPVDDIEAAIAGTNGIQKMQIYTKDKALRENLLSALPVVFPHALFTSSVPNNIEINDPKANKGEGLRFIAGHLGLPMSSTMAFGDGLNDLEMIRAAGIGVAMGNACNELLEVADHVTSDCEHDGVAEGIKTFTSLRGGGRRC is encoded by the coding sequence ATGACGAAGCTGATTGCGTTTGACCTCGATTTTACCCTCCTGAACGCGAAGAAGGAAGTTACGCCTGAGACGATGCGCGTCCTGAAACGTGCGGCTTCTCTGGGGATAGAGATTGTCCCTGTAACCGGCAGGGCGTGGGGCGCAGTACCTGAGGCCGTGAAGTCGATGGAGTTCGTGCGCTACGCGGTAACCCTCAACGGAGCAGAAATCTACGACGTGAAGAACGGGAAAACTCTTCATGAAGCATTGATGCCCGTAGAGCTGGGAATAACGCTGTGCCGTGTCATTGACGGCTTGGGCACTGTGTATGACTGCATAGCCGGAGGGCAGAGGTACATGCGCCGCGAGAACTACGACAGGATAGAGACCATCTCTGACGGCGAATGGCAGACGAACATAATACGCGGCTCGTCGCTTCCCGTTGACGACATAGAGGCCGCAATAGCCGGGACAAACGGCATCCAGAAGATGCAGATCTACACGAAGGATAAAGCCTTAAGGGAGAACCTGCTTTCTGCTCTGCCTGTGGTGTTTCCTCATGCGCTGTTCACGTCGTCAGTCCCGAACAACATCGAGATTAACGACCCGAAAGCGAACAAGGGCGAGGGCTTGAGGTTTATTGCTGGGCATCTTGGCCTGCCGATGAGCTCAACAATGGCATTCGGGGACGGCCTTAACGACCTCGAGATGATCCGCGCGGCAGGAATAGGCGTAGCGATGGGCAACGCGTGCAACGAGCTGCTTGAAGTCGCTGACCATGTTACGAGCGACTGTGAACATGACGGAGTTGCTGAGGGGATAAAGACCTTTACCAGCCTGCGTGGGGGTGGACGACGATGCTGA
- a CDS encoding FkbM family methyltransferase, whose protein sequence is MGIMKALARKLTGNNKLIKQMVRRHYDNGHYIRAAAVMAWMFPLRKSAVLNSELRTLRFINSKEYYSELHDLWKVDMPEGYSLVRLGREHDGGYILLDDFAPGGTAYSFGISTDVSWDKDMAGRGYDVFMYDHTIDGLPEENPRFHWSKLGIADGIVQDDRLKTLDELIRTNHHEDKRNMILKMDVEGAEWGFLERVNPDTLRQFGQMTFEFHNVTDHPNPELVLEVFRKINRTHQLVHIHANNNGIYVEAGGKKFCFVTELSYVLRDKYTFTGKYDPVLPLDIDSPNMLNLQDIELGRWNERMNLADNMMSASMVVR, encoded by the coding sequence ATGGGAATAATGAAAGCACTTGCGCGCAAACTTACAGGCAACAACAAGCTGATTAAACAGATGGTGCGAAGACATTATGACAACGGACATTATATCCGTGCCGCCGCTGTAATGGCGTGGATGTTCCCGCTCAGAAAGTCCGCTGTGCTCAACTCGGAACTGCGAACTCTCAGATTCATAAACTCGAAGGAATATTACTCGGAGCTTCATGATTTGTGGAAAGTTGACATGCCCGAAGGCTATTCGCTCGTGCGCTTAGGCCGTGAACACGACGGAGGATATATTCTGCTGGATGATTTTGCTCCAGGCGGCACAGCCTACTCCTTCGGAATAAGCACAGATGTTTCGTGGGATAAGGACATGGCGGGGCGCGGCTACGATGTCTTCATGTACGACCATACTATCGACGGCCTGCCCGAAGAGAACCCGCGCTTCCACTGGAGCAAGCTGGGCATCGCTGACGGCATCGTTCAGGACGACAGGCTCAAGACACTTGATGAACTCATCAGGACCAACCATCACGAGGATAAACGCAACATGATTCTGAAGATGGATGTTGAGGGCGCAGAATGGGGCTTCCTTGAGCGGGTGAACCCCGACACGCTACGGCAGTTTGGGCAGATGACGTTCGAGTTCCACAACGTAACGGATCACCCGAACCCTGAACTGGTGCTCGAAGTTTTCAGGAAGATCAACAGGACTCACCAGCTTGTACACATTCACGCAAACAACAACGGAATTTACGTCGAGGCCGGCGGAAAAAAATTCTGCTTTGTGACCGAGCTGTCATATGTTCTGCGCGACAAGTATACTTTCACGGGAAAGTATGATCCTGTTTTGCCGCTGGACATCGATTCGCCGAACATGTTGAACTTGCAGGATATTGAGCTTGGCCGCTGGAACGAGCGTATGAATCTTGCTGACAACATGATGAGTGCTTCGATGGTCGTTAGATAA
- a CDS encoding UMP kinase, which yields MFALGIFLSTEADNVYKRILLKLSGEVLAGEKRTGLDFAEVRKFADCMAEIQRAGLELSVVIGGGNMIRGRDALDYGLEHAQVDAIGMLGTVMNALALKFSLQSLGVKAEVLSAVGMPPVAELYSRERAKSLLASGYVVIFGAGTGHPFFSTDTAAALRAAELGLDCIIKATKVNGIYTKDPAKFPDAEFLPELTYSEAIARGIEVMDTAAFALCRENRIPVQVMSIHEEGWARKIIDGVKTGTIVKEE from the coding sequence ATGTTTGCGCTGGGGATATTTCTATCAACGGAGGCTGATAACGTGTACAAACGTATATTGCTGAAGCTGTCGGGCGAGGTCTTGGCCGGAGAAAAACGCACAGGGCTGGACTTTGCGGAAGTGAGGAAGTTCGCGGATTGCATGGCGGAAATCCAGCGCGCAGGCCTTGAACTCTCCGTAGTTATTGGCGGAGGGAACATGATTCGCGGGCGCGACGCTCTGGACTACGGGCTCGAACATGCGCAGGTTGACGCTATAGGGATGCTCGGCACGGTCATGAACGCCCTTGCGCTGAAATTCTCTCTGCAGAGTTTGGGCGTAAAGGCGGAAGTTCTCTCGGCTGTCGGAATGCCTCCCGTCGCGGAACTCTACAGCCGCGAGCGCGCAAAAAGTCTTCTTGCGTCGGGTTACGTCGTAATCTTCGGGGCGGGTACGGGGCATCCGTTCTTCTCGACGGACACTGCGGCGGCACTCAGGGCAGCAGAACTCGGGCTCGACTGCATAATCAAGGCTACTAAGGTCAACGGCATCTACACCAAAGACCCGGCCAAGTTCCCGGATGCTGAGTTTCTGCCGGAACTGACTTACAGCGAGGCCATAGCGCGCGGGATTGAGGTAATGGACACTGCGGCGTTCGCGCTGTGCAGGGAGAACAGGATACCCGTCCAGGTGATGAGCATTCACGAGGAAGGATGGGCAAGGAAGATTATTGACGGCGTAAAAACCGGAACAATCGTTAAGGAGGAGTAA
- a CDS encoding hydrogenase maturation nickel metallochaperone HypA: protein MYEFQLTNRLNNTLQDLCWRLCLSKVSRVMIKVGGFRKINPELMAFIFSSISRGTPAEGANLSVMIVPAAFRCYECGRTWTTTEDAEFQCPYCAGRNVDLLSGLEMAIDYLEAEEARI, encoded by the coding sequence ATGTACGAATTTCAGCTGACGAACAGACTGAATAACACTCTGCAGGACTTGTGCTGGAGGTTATGCCTCAGCAAGGTGAGTAGGGTCATGATAAAGGTCGGAGGCTTCAGGAAGATTAACCCTGAGCTGATGGCCTTCATCTTTTCGTCGATCTCGCGGGGTACTCCTGCGGAAGGAGCAAACTTGTCCGTGATGATAGTTCCTGCGGCGTTCAGGTGCTACGAGTGCGGGAGGACATGGACGACGACGGAGGACGCGGAGTTCCAGTGCCCATACTGCGCGGGCAGAAACGTTGACCTTCTGAGCGGGCTGGAGATGGCGATAGATTACCTTGAAGCAGAGGAAGCGCGTATATGA
- the pepF gene encoding oligoendopeptidase F translates to MTTNEVPERSSIPAKDKWNLEAIYSTFEDWQKAYDLTAESIEALKAYAGRLGEGSDVLLEFIRKDEEVSLELGKLYAYANMKSHEDLRESKPMEMARMSESLLVKYTAAVSFFEPEILALPHEYINDCIKNEHELTRYEFFFRKLLREREHILPREQEELLAKAGEMRAVPENAFALLTDADMPFPNITDEDGNTAELTEERWYRFSRSKDRRVRHDAFMGIYGTYAKFRHAISALYAGSVKGDVFYARARHYKDSLSMALFGENVPEEVYSNVVDTAREHSASLMHKLVSLRKKVLGLDEFHFYDLNAPISREPERRYTFDEAVSLAVKALAPLGEEYCADFMKGISERWIDIYENKGKRKGAYSWGSYGTNPYVLLNFDGTLHDVFTLVHEMGHSLHSYYSRKHQPQVYADYTILLAEVASTTNEALLLEYLLRTNDDPEARKWLLSYYYDMVRATFFRQAMFADFERETHTYSESGGVLTPEYLDGLWRKLNAQCYGPDMVIDDELCAEWARIPHFYTAFYVYKYVTGFTSANAFASAILSGTDGAVDRYLKFLKSGGSDYSLNILRRAGVDLTEKAPFERTMQTFSERLDEGMKAWGISE, encoded by the coding sequence ATGACGACAAACGAAGTGCCGGAGAGAAGCAGTATTCCGGCAAAAGACAAGTGGAACTTAGAGGCAATATACTCAACGTTTGAGGACTGGCAGAAGGCTTATGACCTCACAGCAGAAAGCATCGAGGCTTTGAAGGCTTATGCAGGAAGGCTCGGCGAAGGTTCTGACGTGCTGCTCGAGTTCATCAGGAAGGACGAGGAAGTCTCACTCGAGCTGGGCAAGCTCTACGCCTACGCGAACATGAAGAGCCACGAGGATCTGCGCGAGTCCAAGCCGATGGAGATGGCGAGAATGAGTGAGAGCCTGCTGGTGAAGTACACTGCGGCGGTGTCATTCTTTGAGCCGGAGATTCTTGCTCTGCCACACGAATACATCAACGACTGCATAAAGAACGAGCACGAACTTACGCGCTATGAGTTCTTCTTCAGGAAGTTACTGCGCGAACGTGAGCACATTCTTCCTCGTGAACAGGAGGAGTTATTGGCGAAGGCTGGAGAGATGCGCGCAGTCCCGGAAAACGCGTTTGCCCTGCTGACTGATGCTGATATGCCGTTCCCGAACATCACTGACGAGGACGGCAACACTGCGGAGCTCACGGAGGAACGCTGGTACAGGTTCAGCCGGAGCAAGGACAGGCGGGTAAGACATGATGCCTTCATGGGAATCTACGGGACTTACGCGAAGTTCCGCCACGCAATCAGCGCACTCTATGCCGGCTCGGTGAAGGGAGACGTGTTCTACGCGCGCGCAAGGCACTACAAGGACAGCCTCAGCATGGCATTGTTCGGCGAGAACGTGCCCGAAGAAGTCTATTCCAACGTTGTGGACACAGCCCGCGAACACTCAGCTTCATTGATGCACAAGCTGGTCTCCCTGCGCAAGAAAGTGCTGGGGCTGGATGAGTTCCACTTCTACGACCTCAACGCCCCGATCTCCCGCGAACCTGAGAGAAGGTACACGTTCGACGAAGCAGTCAGCCTCGCGGTGAAGGCACTCGCTCCGCTGGGAGAAGAGTACTGCGCTGACTTCATGAAGGGAATCTCCGAACGCTGGATAGACATCTACGAGAACAAGGGCAAGCGCAAGGGAGCATACTCTTGGGGCTCATACGGCACGAATCCCTACGTACTGCTGAACTTCGACGGAACGCTTCACGATGTCTTCACGCTCGTGCACGAGATGGGGCACAGCCTGCACAGCTACTATTCCCGAAAGCACCAGCCGCAGGTCTACGCGGATTACACGATACTTCTTGCTGAGGTTGCCTCGACGACGAATGAAGCACTGCTCCTCGAGTACCTTCTCCGCACCAACGATGACCCGGAAGCGAGAAAGTGGCTTCTGTCGTACTATTATGACATGGTGCGGGCGACGTTCTTCCGCCAGGCGATGTTCGCGGACTTCGAGCGCGAGACGCACACCTACAGCGAATCCGGCGGTGTCCTTACCCCCGAATACCTCGACGGCTTGTGGCGGAAGCTCAACGCACAGTGCTACGGCCCGGACATGGTCATTGATGACGAGCTTTGCGCGGAATGGGCACGAATACCGCACTTCTACACGGCGTTCTACGTCTACAAGTACGTTACGGGCTTCACGTCGGCAAATGCTTTCGCGTCGGCGATACTCAGCGGCACGGACGGAGCAGTCGACCGCTACCTGAAGTTCCTGAAGAGCGGAGGCAGCGACTACAGCCTGAATATTTTGCGCCGTGCAGGAGTTGACCTTACCGAGAAAGCACCGTTTGAACGCACGATGCAGACTTTCTCCGAGAGGCTCGATGAGGGCATGAAGGCTTGGGGGATATCTGAATGA